The Tolypothrix sp. PCC 7712 region ACCAAGTTCAGCGTATTTATGAATTAAAGCCAGACTTAGTGATTACTGGTATGGCTCATGCTAATCCGCTTGAAGCCAGGGGTATTAACACCAAGTGGTCTGTAGAATTTACTTTTGCTCAAATTCACGGCTTTGGTAATGCGCGTGACATTTTAGAATTAGTAACTCGTCCCTTACGTCGCAATAACAGTTTGAAAGATTTAGGTTGGGATAAGTTGGTTAAGGAAGAAGCCAAAATTTAGAATTTCAATTTTAATCAACAATACTGAGTTACAAGTGCTGAGTCCTGAATCTTTTCTACTTCACTCAGTACTCCGCACTTAAGACTCAGAACTAAAAAAGTAACACTATCTATTTAAGGGTGAACGTCAAGTTCGCCTTTTTTCTTGAAAATGTTGGCTATATTTTCATCCTTAACACTTCATCTTTCAAAGGACAGCTTCATCGCGTTTACAATCCACAACAATCTCAAAGATAGTGTTTGGTATTACTTGGCGTAAGTGGCGCAAATAGCCATCAGCATCAGAACGGCTGCGGAATCTAGCCACAATTACTGGGTCTGTATTGGGAACAATACGAGTGATAGCCCAAGTGTTAAGGCGTTGTCTGTAGCCTTTAGTTTGCATTTCTGTTGTGGAAGCTGGATATTCGGTATTTTGTGGCATGATCTAAATTATCCTTCGGGAGCTAAGTCAAGGGCGTTAGTAAGTCTCTTGGCGGGGATAGACTAACGCCTTTTTAAGTATCGATGCACCCTTAGTAATACATTATTTTTGTGTTGTCAACACCTGGGACTAAGGAGTGCAAGTAACTAATTTCCTATTTTGAGTATGAAATTTTACTTCTATAATTAGATGCTCTACTAAACTTGCTATTTTTACCGCAATTAGGAGCTGGTGTACTTAGTTCTAAGATTACTCTATTTATGGCGTTATCCAAAAAAATAAATTTTTTTTCTGTGCAAGTTTTGAGTAAAAAATTATTTTGCCAGCACAACGATTAACTAAACTAGGTTTGTTAAGATTTAGCACTAACTAAATCGATTTGTTGCTCGACTTACAACCTAGACAGTTTTGACATAGATTTCAGGCTTGACAATTTAGTACAGAACAATTGAATATATACTGGGCACATTGTGCAATTTTTATCTGTGGGGTATGACCCCCTTAATCCACTTGTAATTAAAAAATATTCCCGTAAATAAATTCAAAAATGGTGCGTTAACAGAGTGTAATGCACGCTACAAAATATGGAATTAAATTGAAACCTAATAATTTATAAAAATGAAGACACCATTTGTTGTCACAATAATTGAAAAAGTTGTTGAGCAAATTGGAGCAGTATTAGTATTAGACCCAGAATGTAAATATGTAGGTCATATTACCTTTAAAAATGGGAAAAAAACTGTTTTTCGCTCTACGCATTTCAGTATAAATGGTTTTGGAGCAGCAGAGTTAGCCAAGGATAAAGGTTCCTCTAGTTTTTTTCTCAATCATTTTGGCTATAAAGTTCCTGAAGGCAAAACTTTTTTTAATGAGAAACTATGCAAACAAATTGAGACGTTAAGAAATATCGATGATGGTTTTAACTATGCTAAGTATTTGGGAATGCCTGTAATAGTTAAACCACTTAATCTCAGCCAAGGTAGATTCGTAACTAAAGTTTATAATAAACGAGAATACTATCAAGTAGCAAAAAAAATATTACAAATAACCCCAGGCTTTATTGTTGAGCGATTCCATATGGGCAATGACTACAGAATTGTAGTCTTAGATCAAGAAGTAATGATTGCCTATCAGCGAATTCCTTTATTTATTGTAGGTGATGGTGAATCCACTGTTTTAGAGCTTTTGCATCAAAAGCAAGAAATTCTCAATCAACATTCTAGAAAAATTATCGATTTTGAAGATTTTAGAATTGCTCAAAAATTAAAAAGGCAAAAATTAGCCTTTGAGAGTGTGCTTCCCCCAGGTAATATTGTTTATCTTTTAGACAATGCAAATTTATCGAGTGGCGGAGATGCTGTAGATTTAAGCGACATTATTCATCCAGATTTTAAAAAATTGGCAATTAATATCGCTAAAGATATGGGTTTAAGATTAGCAGGGGTAGATATTATTGCTAGCGATATCACAATGCCAATGGTAGACTACACCATTATTGAAGTTAATGGCTCTCCAGGATTGCTCAATTATGCTTCATTGGGTGAATCGCAAACTCGGAGAGTCGAAAATTTATATCTCAAAGTTCTGCTAACAATTGAGAATGAATGAAGGGATTGGGGATTGGGGATTGGGGATTGGGGATAAGGGGTAATGGGGATTGGGGATTGGGGAACTCGGGGCCCCCTCTGGGGATAAGGGGTAATGGGGATTGGGTTTAAAAGGACAAAGTTATTGCACTGAAAAATATAAATTAAAAACACAAATCAAGTGCAGATTTTATTTTTGGGTTAAGCTGAGAGCGATCGCACTTGAAAACAAAGAATCCCCCCAAGTCCTGAAAATCCAGGTTGATTGAGGGGTTCAAATGTTGCAGCAAAAAGTGAATTACTCTTCAGTAAACAGGGTTTTGGTTAAAATTTCAATAAGTTTAGGTTAAGTTTCCGTAAAGAAGCTGTCAAAGATTCGTGAAGCCTACAAATAAAATCAGCCATTCTACATCTGAAATCTATGGCAGTAGGCAGGTTCAAAAGAATCTTTGATTCAGTAAAATTATCGAGAAAATGATTCTCACATGAAAATTTATTGGTGACTAGAGGGTTTTCTCCCCTCATGGCTGTTGGGTGGTGGGGATTGGGGATTGGGGACTGGGGATTGGGGACTGGGGACTGGGGACTGGGGATTGGGGATTGGGGACTGGGGACTGGGGATTGGGGATTGGGGACTGGGGACTGGGGATTGGGGATAAGGGAGATAAGGGAGATGAGGGAGATGAGGGAGAAAATTCCCATTACCAATTACCAATTACCAGTTACCAATTACCAATTACCCATTACCAAACACCAAACAATAGATAATTCGCGTAGGCGTAGCCCGCCGCAGGTATCGCATTTTAGGAAGAGGGTGCAACCGCGAATCTAACCAATCATTACTGCCAAATTTATATCTACACAGCACCCTTATCTAACTTTCTGCCTTTTCGCCTCTTGAGGGCAGATATTAGAGATGCACTTGATTATCAGGATGCGTCTAAATTGATTATCTAATATATCAAAATATCAATAGTTAGCAAAAAATACAAAATCACTACTTTGATACTTGTTAATTTTTTCTAAAGAAAATTGGGAACATCAGTTAGCTACCAACATTCTTTGTTATTACGTATAATTTGGAAAATTTTTTAACACATAGGAACGCGGAGCCAGTCTTGGGTAAAGTATAGAAGTTCTATTTATAATTGTGACAACCTTGTAAAACTGTGAGTAGATTAATTTTGAATTTTGAATTTTGAATTTTGAATTTTGAATTTTGAATTCCCCATAGGGGTTGAGTGCTATGTATGGTAAAAAATTGTGAAATTTTTAATTTTAAATTCCTGTCAAGCAAGAGTGATATTTTTTGTGTTATAAAACTCACAGCAATTTATCTTAGAGCAAAAAATACTCTATGGAAACAGAACAACTGGAGCGTTTTAAAGAGTATGGCGAATTCATCCTCCAGAAATTAGACTCTGTACCTGAATATCCCTCCAAGCAAGAAGATTGGGTACCAGCTAGTCTTGATGAGAGTCTGTTTCGCTTGCGGGAAGCTGCTCAAAAAACTGTAGAATTGGCTACCTCACCAGTCAAAATTGGGGTGATGGGTGAATTTAGCAGTGGGAAAACTTTGCTGCTAGGTAGTTTAATTGGCTACGCTGATGCTTTACCTGTGAGTGAAAATCCAACTACGGGAAACGTTACAGCTATACATATCATTCCTCAGGAAGGCTTTGCGACTACTCAGCTAGGCAATTTTACCGTAGAGTACTTAGATGATGAAGGTGTACATGATTGTCTGCGGTTTATGTTGGGGGAAGCTAATCGCCGCACCATCGCTGCGGGACTTCCACCGGCGCTGCTATCGAAGCTGAAGGAACCAAAAGATATTCTCAGTTGGTGTCAGGAAACCTGGAAGAGTAGCAACAATTTGGAGTTGCGTTATTTACTGCGTGAGTTAGTCATATTTATTCGCGCTTATCTATCTTACGGTGAGGCGATGTGTGGTGGATGCTACCAAATTAATGCTACCACTGCCCGTGAGGGGTTACAGTTACTTGAGCAACCAATGGCGATTCAAACCCTCAGCTTTGATGATTTACCCCCTGCTCATATTAAATTACCAAGTCCACCGCAAAGATTAGCCTCAAAGTTATTACAGAATAGTTTCCCGTTGATTCGTCGTGTAGATATTGAAGTGAAAATCTCACGGGAAATTTGGGACGTTACGGGTGCTTCAGAATTTATTTTGCTTGACTTTCCGGGGTTGGGTGCGTCTAATTCGGGAACGCGCGACACATTTTTATCCCTGCGAGAATTAGCAGAGGTGCAGACAATTCTCGTATTGCTCAATGGTAAATCTCCTGGAAGCGATCGCGCCAATAAAATCTTTACCATGATGCAGCAGCAGCGACCAGGACAAGACCTCAAGGATTTGATTCTGGTGGGTGTGGGACGGTTCGATCAACTTCCCTTGGAAAGCGAAGGTGGGGAAAGAGAACTTGATCAATTAATTAACGATAGCGGCGAAAATTATCCTTTACAGGAAAGCAGCGTTTTTCAGAAACTTAAAGTTTTACAAACAACCATTGACGCAGCCGGTGCTTTTACTACTCAAAAAGACCGCATCGTTTTACTATCACCACTGTTAGGACTAGCAGATTTAGCAAAGCGTTCCACTTCGGTAAAAGCAGGTTCGCCAGAGTTTTTAGCTAACCTCGATTATCCCGATTATCTAGACCGTTCTAAAAGGTTACAAGAAAAATGGGGCAGATTAAGCGATCGCTTATTAACATCCGATGGACGTAATTATCTTGGCAGACAACTGGGTTACTTTGCTCAAGATGGCGGTATTAGCAAGCTGCGAGAATTAATTCAAAAACACGTTGCTACCCACGGACTAAAGCAATTGTATGAAGATACAAAACGTGCGGCGGAAGTTGTACGTCAGCAACAAAATAATCTCAAAAATATTCTCCACGAAATTCACGAACAAGGTATACCTACTGGAGACAGTCCCGCTTTTATTGAATTACGAGAAGCAATTGAAAATTTAGATAAAAGCTATAGAAACTTCCAAAAAGATTTAGGAAAAGAACCACTCAAAGATAGACGCAACGTTTCTGTCAGCGATGTCGTTAAAGATGAATTAACTTTTAGAATCCTCAGTTGGAGTCAATGGACTTTACTGTTCAACAAAGTTAATAATGGTACAATCGCCCTCACCGAATCTAAAGGTGCAGCCGGAAAGTTATTTGAGCGGGGAAACCGAGTTAATATTACAATTCCCACCAAAAGCGACGATTTTTATCCCATCTTTGCCAAGACGATTCAAGAAGTAGAAGAATTTGCGCGCGATCGCATTAGTCAAGCAATTGGAGATTTGCTGACTAAATTATCAAATTACGTCGCTAAAGAACGGGAATTTCTGCAAACAAATCTCAACCCAGAGATGGAATCAGATATTGAATCAAAATTTGGTATCGAAGAAGCAGAACTTTTTTATAAACTACTTTTAGGCTGTGATCCTAATCAATGGCAAGAAGCAATCATTTCTGAGATTCATAATCAAGAAAAATCGATTACACCGGAAATGATCTTTCCCTTAGCGCGTCAAGATGAAAAACATAATATCGGGCAAATTTTTGATTGGGCCCCTGAACGCAACGGTGCGCCTAAAGCCAACAATCATCAACTTTTTGTCTTACGTCTAAGAGATGAAATTACTGCTAGCGCTAGTCTGCATCTTGTGCAATATGTGAGTGAAGTAAATCAAAAAGTGAACGCCGAATTACAAGGAATTTTGGATCAAATTATTCCTAGTTTGCAAAATATTTCTAAAAAAGAGAATTTACTTAGACATATTGCTGCTGGCGATACACCATCACAATCATCTATTCCCACTTGGTTACAAATTCTCGCTGATGTCTCAGCCAAAAACTATTAGTAAATAGTGCTGAATCTTCAGAAATAAACTCTTACTATTCTCTTTCTTCGTGTACTACCCTTCGGGAACGGCTTCGCCGAACGTGTCTTCGCGGTTCGTTGATCGAGATTTTTTAAACGAACCACATTCGCGAAGCGTCTCGCAGAGAAGGCGCATTCACGAAGTGTCTCGAAGAGAAGGACGCAAAGTAGAAAGACAAGAAGAAGATATTCAGCGAATCTCTGCGTTTCCAATTATCCCCTCAACAAATCCTATGAACTCCTCCCAACTAAATAGCGAACAACAAAAAAGATTTCCCGGATGGTTAGCTGTCGATTTTGGTACATCCAACTCTACTGTTACCCTCTTCGATCCCATCGAAGTACCCATCGCCGAAGTATTACCCAGAGAACAAGAAATGCGACTACGCGATCGCATGGCGCAATGGCTGAATTCTCCGGCGGGAATTGCTTTACCCGATGTCAGTGCTGGCGATTGGGATAAATTTATTGCTGATATTAGTAAAAATTTGGAAATCGAACCTAGCCGCTTAAGTGAAGTGTTTGAAAGTGATAATAGAGAACGATTTTTAGAAGCAATTCGCCAAATTGAACTATGTTTAGGTACAAGCGATCGCTTTCGCCGTGCTGTTAGTAAAAAACTTTATCAGATATATCATGAAGTCTTCCGCGTTCCTACTTTAGAATCGCAAAATCTCATCCCTGTGGTTCTAGATATTGATCGCCGCAGTACCGAAATTAAAAGTGAGTTAGAAATTTCGCGATTATCAGCCCTACAACTGAAAATGGGTAGGGAAGCTAGCGACAACAGAAAAAAAGCGATCGCCCAAGGAACTAGCAGTGCTTTAAAAGAAATTATCAGCCGCTTTCATCACTCACCCAAACGCTATTTTGGACAGGATCGTTCTTTTCCAGTAATTGTTGATGAAGATGAAGAAACCATCAACGTTAACCAATTAATTCAAGCAGCTTGGGGACATTTAATTGAGTTAACCCAAGACTATCGCCAACGCGCTAGACGCAGGTTTTCTGACGGGGGATTTCTTTCCGCAGTTGTTACCTATCCCACCGTCGCACCGCCTGTTGTGCGTAAGGAAGTTAAGAAATTAGTGGAACAATTAGGATTAGATGATGTCCAAACTGCTTATGATGAAGCTGTTTCTGTAGCTATATTTTTCCTGTGGCGAGAATTTGGCGGTAATCTCAATATTGGGATTGAATCTTTCAAGACTCGTTGTCGCCAAGAAGGAAATAAATGGTCACAAAATGTTCTGGTTTTAGATATTGGTGGTGGTACTACAGATTTAGCTTTAATTGAACTCACATTAGAAGATAAAACGCCTTTCTTTGCTGATAATGAAGACCGAGGTTTAGGGGGACGCTATTATAAACTCACACCCAAACTCTTAGGTTCATCTGGACATTTACAGCTAGGTGGCGAGTTAATTACCCTGCGAATCTTCAGGCTTTTAAAAGTGGCGATCGCAGATTTTTTATTAACAGCAGTTTCCACAGGTGAGTTAAGCAGCGATAAGCTGGAAGATTTAATTAATTCTGAATTAAATGAACGCTTCCTAGAAAATGGACAATTCAAAAGCGGCAGTATTTTAAAATGTGTAGATAAAGAAAATCCTGAAGGTGACGCTGCTTATAAAGACGCTTTAGATACTGCGGAAAAAGTCTTACCTACCCGTTGGCAACAAGCACCGCAACGTCTGCAAACATTTTATACCTTGTGGGATCATGCCGAAGCTGCCAAAATCAAACTTGGGCAAAAGCCGCCAGAAGATGCTTCAATCCTAACTTTCAGCCTTGCTGAACAGCAAATTTATGAATTACTAGTTCAAAGTGCCATTAAATACCAAGCAAAAGATACCAGTAGTATCTGCGTTACCATCGATAGTCAGCAATTCGATCGCGCCGCATCATCATCTATTAAAGAAGCGATCGGTATTGCTAAAGGCTTGATGGATAGTCGCTTACGTCCAGAAGATGCCAAAGTAGATTCGTGGAATTCCCACAAAGTAGATTGGTTGATTTTATCGGGGAAAACTTGCAACCTCGACTTGGTACAGCGCCACATCTACCAAGAATTTAGTAAATCTCCCTACTTCGTGTGGAACCCCGAACGCATTACCTTTGTGTTGGAATTTACCAAATTAGCCACCTCAGCCGGTGCTTGCTACGCCGAAAAATTACGGAGATTACGCTTTGACCCCGAAGAGTCAAAAGGATTACTCCGTAAAGGCGCAAATCAACTAGAAATTGATGTCAAAAACCTGTTTTATTATTTACCTTG contains the following coding sequences:
- a CDS encoding cyanophycin synthetase, whose protein sequence is MKTPFVVTIIEKVVEQIGAVLVLDPECKYVGHITFKNGKKTVFRSTHFSINGFGAAELAKDKGSSSFFLNHFGYKVPEGKTFFNEKLCKQIETLRNIDDGFNYAKYLGMPVIVKPLNLSQGRFVTKVYNKREYYQVAKKILQITPGFIVERFHMGNDYRIVVLDQEVMIAYQRIPLFIVGDGESTVLELLHQKQEILNQHSRKIIDFEDFRIAQKLKRQKLAFESVLPPGNIVYLLDNANLSSGGDAVDLSDIIHPDFKKLAINIAKDMGLRLAGVDIIASDITMPMVDYTIIEVNGSPGLLNYASLGESQTRRVENLYLKVLLTIENE
- a CDS encoding proteasome protein codes for the protein METEQLERFKEYGEFILQKLDSVPEYPSKQEDWVPASLDESLFRLREAAQKTVELATSPVKIGVMGEFSSGKTLLLGSLIGYADALPVSENPTTGNVTAIHIIPQEGFATTQLGNFTVEYLDDEGVHDCLRFMLGEANRRTIAAGLPPALLSKLKEPKDILSWCQETWKSSNNLELRYLLRELVIFIRAYLSYGEAMCGGCYQINATTAREGLQLLEQPMAIQTLSFDDLPPAHIKLPSPPQRLASKLLQNSFPLIRRVDIEVKISREIWDVTGASEFILLDFPGLGASNSGTRDTFLSLRELAEVQTILVLLNGKSPGSDRANKIFTMMQQQRPGQDLKDLILVGVGRFDQLPLESEGGERELDQLINDSGENYPLQESSVFQKLKVLQTTIDAAGAFTTQKDRIVLLSPLLGLADLAKRSTSVKAGSPEFLANLDYPDYLDRSKRLQEKWGRLSDRLLTSDGRNYLGRQLGYFAQDGGISKLRELIQKHVATHGLKQLYEDTKRAAEVVRQQQNNLKNILHEIHEQGIPTGDSPAFIELREAIENLDKSYRNFQKDLGKEPLKDRRNVSVSDVVKDELTFRILSWSQWTLLFNKVNNGTIALTESKGAAGKLFERGNRVNITIPTKSDDFYPIFAKTIQEVEEFARDRISQAIGDLLTKLSNYVAKEREFLQTNLNPEMESDIESKFGIEEAELFYKLLLGCDPNQWQEAIISEIHNQEKSITPEMIFPLARQDEKHNIGQIFDWAPERNGAPKANNHQLFVLRLRDEITASASLHLVQYVSEVNQKVNAELQGILDQIIPSLQNISKKENLLRHIAAGDTPSQSSIPTWLQILADVSAKNY
- a CDS encoding virulence factor SrfB, with the protein product MNSSQLNSEQQKRFPGWLAVDFGTSNSTVTLFDPIEVPIAEVLPREQEMRLRDRMAQWLNSPAGIALPDVSAGDWDKFIADISKNLEIEPSRLSEVFESDNRERFLEAIRQIELCLGTSDRFRRAVSKKLYQIYHEVFRVPTLESQNLIPVVLDIDRRSTEIKSELEISRLSALQLKMGREASDNRKKAIAQGTSSALKEIISRFHHSPKRYFGQDRSFPVIVDEDEETINVNQLIQAAWGHLIELTQDYRQRARRRFSDGGFLSAVVTYPTVAPPVVRKEVKKLVEQLGLDDVQTAYDEAVSVAIFFLWREFGGNLNIGIESFKTRCRQEGNKWSQNVLVLDIGGGTTDLALIELTLEDKTPFFADNEDRGLGGRYYKLTPKLLGSSGHLQLGGELITLRIFRLLKVAIADFLLTAVSTGELSSDKLEDLINSELNERFLENGQFKSGSILKCVDKENPEGDAAYKDALDTAEKVLPTRWQQAPQRLQTFYTLWDHAEAAKIKLGQKPPEDASILTFSLAEQQIYELLVQSAIKYQAKDTSSICVTIDSQQFDRAASSSIKEAIGIAKGLMDSRLRPEDAKVDSWNSHKVDWLILSGKTCNLDLVQRHIYQEFSKSPYFVWNPERITFVLEFTKLATSAGACYAEKLRRLRFDPEESKGLLRKGANQLEIDVKNLFYYLPCNFKRKTQSNELLTIFKAGQELYQLGADESVAKVRTEWQGIQLTNIIYRQDYEDGDLRLWGSFDGKTLMEKLGLSEPDFLKKIKVQFEIDQTLQFSVLLCQGNPHYLIDVSGIDVNSVISAASGTSALFADGKLKWNIAVERPHKDLNDGDIAINVIESATVDQPDAYHLVFEADKDVSKSLQEFHYLRDGSPEPGTGLISNPLPPFPKNGQHTFYVVQTDAQTNTKKWIRIGALSKPDFATDYPCQYRVSIDNYGILRMHAGEVPYWTSTDQKCLKQEGCVYRAELELQPNEVDKERDPFCGIH